From Candoia aspera isolate rCanAsp1 chromosome 4, rCanAsp1.hap2, whole genome shotgun sequence, a single genomic window includes:
- the LOC134495475 gene encoding E3 ubiquitin-protein ligase TRIM39-like translates to MSHTPRCKLVDYFEELSEGEFKKFKMHLEDYPLEKGYKPIRRSKTEKATCVEIARYMTEAYEDAKALKMTVNILDRINKKDLSARIRKEMPEYFLPKPSTMTKKEKKEREKKILSNLCDKFSEIPKKEVILDPKTAYPALILSEDRKSVHMGEQTQDLSDNPECFCFLPGVLGAEGIDSGTLEWVVEVGKAKEWAIGVARESVERKYPEDITVTQGFWVLQLTAGEYKVSTTPPIKLTLWKSPQRILIILEHDFETLSFYNADSMDHIFTFNYLFSEKVFPFLLVRDKETPLKISPRNSTLEDMERTRNTRFE, encoded by the exons ATGTCCCACACTCCTCGTTGCAAGCTAGTTGACTATTTTGAAGAACTGAGTGAAGGCGAATTCAAGAAATTTAAGATGCACCTCGAGGACTACCCGCTGGAGAAGGGCTACAAGCCCATCCGCCGCTCCAAGACTGAGAAAGCCACTTGCGTTGAAATAGCCCGATACATGACTGAGGCGTATGAGGATGCCAAGGCATTGAAGATGACCGTCAACATTTTGGACAGAATAAATAAGAAGGATCTGTCTGCAAGAATCCGAAAGGAGATGCCAGAAT ATTTCCTTCCAAAACCATCCACCatgaccaagaaagaaaaaaaagaacgaGAAAAGAAGATACTGTCAAATCTATGTGACAAGTTTTCTGAGATCCCAAAGAAAG AAGTGATCTTGGATCCCAAGACAGCTTATCCCGCCCTCATCCTGTCAGAAGATCGGAAAAGTGTACATATGGGTGAGCAAACCCAGGACCTTTCTGACAACCCTGAGTGCTTCTGTTTTTTACCAGGTGTCCTGGGAGCAGAAGGCATTgactctgggactttagaatggGTGGTGGAAGTTGGCAAGGCCAAGGAATGGGCCATTGGGGTTGCCCGGGAATCAGTAGAAAGAAAATATCCAGAAGACATCACTGTTACTCAAGGGTTCTGGGTATTGCAGCTAACAGCAGGGGAATACAAGGTCTCTACAACCCCTCCCATCAAACTCACACTATGGAAATCACCACAACGTATCTTGATTATCCTGGAGCATGATTTTGAGACCCTCTCCTTTTACAATGCTGACTCAATGGATCATATCTTTACTTTTAATTATCTATTTTCTGAGAAAGTGTTCCCTTTTCTCCTAGTGAGGGACAAAGAGACTCCCTTGAAAATCTCTCCAAGAAATTCAACCTTAGAAGACATGGAGAGAACAAGGAATACAAGATTtgaataa